The DNA region GGAAGAGCGGATGAATGGGAGTTTGGCGGCTTATGGCACTTCAAGGAGGGAAATTGCGAAATTCTGGAAGGGCTTCCCGGCTTAACATTAGGTATGTACCATCTGTACTATCGCTTACTAATAATAAACGCCGATACATGAAAGATTTCTTCCATGTATGATATTAGCTAACAGGCGCCATACCCTGTCATTCCAGAATAGTAATCTCTACCCGGCGGTTGAGCCTGCGGCCTTCCTCGTTTGTATTATCCCCTATGGGCATGGTCCCGCCCCAGCCTTTATAGATAAATCGATCCGCAGGTATCCCCCGGCTCACCAATTCATCAACCATACGCTTGGCCCGCTGCACCGAAAGCTCCATTTCCCCAGCAGGCCGCCCTACTGCGGCGGTATGCCCTTCTACCAGGAAGGTCCGATCCGGGGTTTCCTTTAATACCCTGGCGATAATGTCCAGCCTTGGGCGTTCGGAAACGAGCATTTCATCCGAATCCGGTGCAAAGCGGATGTCCTTAACAGTAAGTTTGACCCCTTCGGGGACAGAGCTCATATCAATACCGGTATCTGGGGGAAGAGTCTGCTTAACCGTGTTAGCAGCAATAATAATCGCCTCCCGATCCAAAGGAATAAGCCCATCGCCAAAGGTCAACGTGAACCCCCGGAAGCGCAGGGTCGAACCATTGGGCCAGGAAAAAGTCTCATCCAGGTTATCCCGTATTAGCAGGGGGACGCCGTCAGAAACACGGAGAAGGATATCCACATTATGGGCGCCTTGAACATTAAAATTGCTCTTTTGAATTAAGCTCTGTCCCTCTTCAATATCATTGAACGAGCTCTGTCCCTCGTACCGGGAAGCATATTTTGCAAAAATCCGGTGCACCGGAACATTCCGGTATTCCTCGACTCCCCGGTATTCATACTCCGCCACCAAAGGTATCACCACAGGTTTTCCCTCATTCAGGGGATCCACCGCCCGGTGTCCCCGAGCAGTCCATTTCGAGCCGGGCCGTATCGCATCGGGGGGGAAAACAGGGAAATTGCGGAAAGCAGGAAAGCCTCGATCGTTTTCAATGAGCAGACCTCTGTCCCTGTCTATGCGGAAACTTGCGGGGATCACCATGTCCACCGCGCGGGCGCTTTGGCGCATATCCCGCAGGGTTTCTTCCATAACAAAAAAGTTGCCGCGATATTGAAACACCGCCCCAGCTCTGTCCCCATTGGCAGGCGCATTTCCGGCGCCATTGGCAAAACTTCCGGCGGGATAGGGGAGCCGCTGGGGAATTATTGACGCCCGGACCTCCCTATACACGTGCCCGGTATATTTTCCGTTATCATACCGGGACCAGTCGGATCGCTCAACTAACGAGTAAGGCCCCTGGATTTCCTGGGACAAGTGTACTGCCCCGGCCTCCTCTGGGATGGCAAGAATGGCCGGAATGAGCAAAAATACCGTAAAAAGAGTGAATTTCCAGAACACAATTCTCCGCATAGTTATAGTAGCGGCACTTTTTCCAGTAAAAATTATCATCATTTACTACTTTTTACTGATTTTAAGGGGTATTTTGAGTTAATATGGCATAAGTGCTCAGAATCAGCTATACTAAACCAATTATTGGAGAATACTATTATGGAAAATCCCGTAGTTCCAACTGAATTTCCTGCGGATGACCTGCGCGGCATGGGCGCCGTTGATGCTAAGGAATATATCTTCCACTATATTACCACGTTAAAGCTTACGGAGAAAAAGCGGGAAGAATGTTCCACAGAATATGAAAAATGGGCTGCCCGGGTGAGCCTTGCCCAATCCAGGGGCGCCCAGGATTTAGCCCCGCAAGCCCAGGCCGAGGCGGATAAAATGCAGGCCCAGCGGGATGCCCTGGATGCAGAGATTGCCGGGTTGAAGGGGCAGATACAGCGGATGCGGGATCAGCTCCCCGGCCTTGCGGCACGGGAACGGAGTGTTGATCCGGATCTGCTTGAACAGGAACTACTGATTGCCCTGGGCCTTACCCCGGGGGAAGAACTGAAACCGGGGCTTGAGCGCCAGTTTGAGGAGGCGGAAGCCGATGCGGCCCTGGAGGCCCTGAAGGCTAAGATGAAACGGGACGAAACGCCGTAACTCGAGCCGTTTGCCATGAATATCAAAGGGCTGTTTTCTATCTTTTTCATACCCCTCTTAGCTTCTTGAGTGTTATTCGCGAGTCTGGTTTAATACCCTCATCTGCCTTGAAATATTTCCCTGTTTTAAGTATAATTTGATTGATTGCCAAGGAATTTTATATGATGGATAGCAGGGTGAAGGATTTTTTAAGAATAGGTATATTTTACGATGGTTATTATTTCTACAAGGTAAGTAATTATTACAAATATGAGCATGAAAGAAAATCCAGGATAAGCATTACCGGATTACATGAATTTATCCGCCACGAAATAGCCGGCCTTACGGGTATAAAAGATAAACGGTTTTGTCAGATTATAGACGCCCATTATTTTAAGGGCCGCCCCTATGCCAGGGATTTGGGAGAGAAGGTACAAAGTGAGCGGGTGTTTGATGATATACTCATGCGGGAAAATATTGTAAGCCATTATTTGCCCCTGCGCTACAATGGGGACAGCAGTTCTATGCAGGAAAAGGGAATTGATGTCTGGCTTGCGTTAGAAGCGTATGAATTGGCAATATATAAAAAATTTGATATCCTGGTATTGGTAGCTGGTGACGGCGATTATGTTCCCTTGGTGCGAAAGCTTACCACCCTTGGCACACAGGTGATGCTCATCAGTTGGGATTTTTCTTACTACAACGAAAACGGGGTCATCACAGAAACTAAGACATCCCGGCAATTATTGGAAGAAGTTTTTTATCCCATATCAATGCACGAATATATTAACAATAATGATAATGAAATTATTGACAATTTATTTGTTCTTGAAAAACCAATTGCAGCTCCCAGGATTATACCAAAAAATGACCAGCAAAAAACGGCATCTGAAAATACAGACGAAGAACAATACTCAACAATTTGCAGCCTTAGAGACGGATTCGGTTTTATACGAGACGATCGGAATAATAATATTTTTTTCCACTACAGCACCCTGACCAATATAGACTTTGACGAGCTTACAACCGGTATGAAAGTAAAATATTATACCGAGGGGGATGCGGAACGCAGTAAAAAAGAAGAGGCCCCCCGGTATAGAGCCTGTAAAGTTACGGTCATGGACGAATAACTATCCTCTGGGTATTAGTACTGTACCCAGGCCGATCCTGCCTCCGCAGACTGTACACAGGCATTCACAAAACGTACCCCCCGCACACCGGCCTTTACATCAGGATACCAGTGGCTTTTAAGAAAAGCAGTATCCTTGCGGGCTGCGGCGTCTATAGCAATGGCGTAGCGGCGATACAGGTTTGACCAGGATTCAAAAAGGCCTTCCGGGTGCCCGCCGACGATACGGTCCTCTGCCAGTGCTTCGCTGTACAGGTAGCCTGCGCCCCGGTCGAGGATACGCACAGGCTCCCCTTCAATTTCATACCTGAGCTGGTTGGGATGCTCGTCCCACCATTCTATGCTGGCCTTTTCGCCGATTACCCGTATTTTCTGCCCATGGGTACAGCCGCAGTTCACCGAGGAAACCCAGAGCATCCCCGCGGCGCCCCCCTTGTATTGCAGCAGCACATAGGCGTTGTCTTCAAGCTGCCTGGTTTTTACAAAGGTCTGGCTGGTACAGAGCAGTTTTTCTAATTTCAATTCCGGCGCGATAGTTTCGCTGAGGAACAGGCAATGGGTGCCTATATCGCCGATGACAAAGCTTGGACCGGCGATTGTGGGGTCAAGCCGCCACCGGGCATAGGCATTGGCCTCTTCCACCGCATTGGTGTTAAAGGACCCGTAGGCAAACTGCATGTTTACCAGGCGTATTTTCCCCAGATCCCCCCTGGCTACCATGGCGCTCGCCTGGTGTATCATCTGGTACCCCGAATACCCGTAGGTAACCCCGTAGATTAGGCCCTTTTTCTCCGCCAGGGCAGCCAGTTCCTCCGCCTCTTCGGTTTTAAAACACAGGGGCTTTTCGCAGATTACATGGAGCCCTGCCTCCAGGGCTGCCTTGGATATTTCATAATGGGTATTATTGGGAGTAGCGATGGTGACCGCCTCAATCCCGTCCTTGCGTTTTGATTCTTCGGAAAACAAGGTTTTGTAATCCCCGTAACAGCGGCTGGCATCAACCCCTATGGAAACGCCAAAATCCCTGCACCGTGTACTATCCCTGGCAAAGGCCCCGGCCAGTATAGCAAAACTGCGATCCCGCAGCGCCGCTGAACGGTGGATGTACCCAATAAAACTGTCCTTCCCACCCCCAACCATACCCCAACGGATGGGGTGATCAATACCAAGGGTTCCATTAATCATATTTATACTCCTCTAAAAATATTCATATCTGTTAATAATTCTGTTATCCGGCTCATCCCCTTATGGCAAAACGCACCGGATAGCGGTATCGTACAGCTACCGCTGCACCGTTAGCCTCTGCGGGCTTTCCCTGTATCCCCTCGAATGCTTTCACCGCCGCCTCACCGAAGCCCCGGTTCGCCGGAGTCTCCCGCAGTACCGTTATCTGCCGGACCTGGCCGCTGCGATCCACAAAAAGTTCCAGATAAACTATGCCTTCGATTTTTGACCTCAAGGCTATTTGGGGGTATACCAGACGCTGTTTTATTTCCATTTCAGAAAAAACCGGCGCCACGGATACCTTGTGCATGGGAAGGTAGTCCTCAGCGGCGGAACCTGTACCGCCTGGGTACCCGGTGAGTTGGGGAACGGCCCCGGCAATTACAGTTTGATCCGGTTCCTCATCGGTTTCGATCATGGTTTCCGCAACAGCCTCAAGACTGTTCTGGGTAATTTCCACCTGCTCCGGTTGAGAGGGCGGCGGGGGTGGCGGAGGTGGAGCAGGCTCTTCTTCCCGAACATCCGTTAGTTTCATTACCATCACAGGCTGCTCAGTCAAGATAATGGCGGCGTCAACCTTGATGGCAAAGAAGAGGATAAGAAGGATGTGGATACCCGCAACAACAAAAAAAATGATCATCCGGGTAACAGCAGTGTTATTGATGGGGTGTCTCGTATTATTCATCCTTCACCACAAAACTTACCACCCGGTACTGGAGGAGCTGAAGTGTCTGGAGTACTCTGTTTACATCCCGAAAAGAGGTGTCCCTGTCGGCTATAACGTGGACCCGTGTGTCCGGGGCGTCCTGGTAAATATCTGTGATGGCTATCTCAATGGCGCCGAGATCGCTCGGTAGGCCGTCCAGATATACGGCGCCTGCTTTGTCCACCCAGATTTCCAGATTCTTTTCGGCGCTGGTTCTTTTGGCCGCCGCCGCCTCGGGGTAATCGATCTTAACTTCCCTGCGGTAGTTGATCAGGGATAACAGCATAATGAATACTAAAAGGAGGAAGGCTACATCGGACATGGAATTCATGGGGACAATAAATTTTTTCCGCTCCCTCCTGAGCTTCATGTGGAACCCCCTTCGGGATTTTTCATGGTAAAGGAGAAGGATTCTACTTCCAGCCTTTGGGCCAATTCTACAAAGGAGACTACCTGCTGCCAAGGCGCGCTGCCGTCCACAGTGAGGATCACCGCCAGGTTGGGCCGGGAGGCTACAGCGTTCCGTATCTCCCGTTCCGCTGTACTGTGATCCATAGCTTCTCCACGGAAGAGAAGAATTCCGGACCGGTCAAGTTCAAAGCGCAGCAGGTCATCCTTCAGGATGAGCCTGGTGGAGTCCTTTGCAGGAAGGTTTATCAGAAACCCCTTGTTGACATTGAACCCTGCGATAACGATAAAATAGATGATCAGCAGAAAAGCTATGTCGCTTGAGGCGCTGGTGTCTTCAAATCCACGCCGCTTCCTTCGGTTCAGTTTCATGATTCTGTGGAAGTGACCAGTTCTGTGATAAGGTCGGAACAGCTTTTCTCCACATCTGCGGTGAATTTGTCCACGATATGAGAAAAGACGGAGTGGGCGATCATGGCGATGATGGCGATGATCAGGCCGAACACGGTGGTGATCAGAGCCTCGTAGATACCGTTAGCCACAATCTGGGCGTTCACCTCCGTAGCCTCGGCGATGGACTTGAAGGCTCCGATCATCCCCGATACGGTTCCCAGAAAGCCTGTCAGGGGGGACAGGGAACCCAGGGCGGTGAGAAAGTTAAAGCCGTTTTCCAGGGAATTGATGCAGGTAGCAGCCTCGGTTTCCACCGCCTTTTCGATGCGGTGTTCTGACAGTTTGGAGCTATTGACCAGTACCAGGAGTATCCGCGCTCCCATGCGGCGTTTGGTCAGGCCTGAAAGGTACTGCCGGGCTCCGTCCAGATCATTGTTCCTCATATATTGCCCCACCTGTTCTTCAAGGTCGTCCAGCCTGAGATTGTGATAGGCCAAATAGAAAACCCGTTCCAGGGCGATGGCGGTGGTGGCCACCGAGAAGGCGAGCAGGGGCCACATAAAAGCCCCGCCCATTTGAAAGAGGGCTAATAATGTAAAACTTGAGCTTCCGGGTTCCATTTAATACCTCACTTCGTTTTTTTTAGAACAACCTTTTCAGTTAGGGATGCTACTATACTATCCCATTCAAATTCCAGATAGATCCACCCGGCTGCCTCTTCCCAGTCCCGGAGGAGAGTCCCGGAATCCCGCACTGGCCACAGTTCCTCCGGAAAAACCGCCCGAGTGTACCCACCATTCCACCGGACATCCTCGCCCAGGGTCCACAGGGGGTTTTCACTGTCCCATTCCGCGGGCCGCTGCTTTTTCGGGACCAGTTCCGGAAAAAGCAGGGGTTTCCAGTGGTCTTCAAAAGCCTCCAGATCCCCGGCATCTGAATCCGGCTCCCTTTCCTTCATCCATTCTGTCAGAGCCGCGATCCGTTCCTGGCGGTTATGCAGGGCCGTAAGTGCCTGGGCGCCGCTTAAGCGGTTCCCTCCCCGGTGTATTTTTCCTTCCATGATATCCAGGGATTCCACGGGCTCCCGCAGTTGCAGGGTCCCCTCTTTGCCCTTTTCTCCGGTAATAACAAAGCTGCCGCTTCCGGAAAGCCCCTGGGTAAATTCGTTCCACCCCAGGGCATTGGGATTGAGAAAATCCAGAGACACCAGGTAGAAGGCGCCATTCTCGTCAGGAAGGGAGCCGTTGATCCGGAGATTCGGCATGGCGTCAAGGCTTATGGCGATAAATTCCGAACCGTCTTTCCGCCGCATCCGGTCCAGGCGTATTCCGGACTTGGGTCGCTGCCTGTAAACCCCCAGGGGCTTTGCCGCGAAGGCTGAGCCGTCCATGAGCCGGCCGCCAGTCTCAACCAGGGAAACACAGCCCCAAAGGCCCTCTGAAATTGCGAGGATAATGAGGGTAGTTGTAAAACCCTTCAACTTCACCCTTCTTCCGGTCCTCCAGCCTCAGTTTGTTCCTTTTCAGCCCGTTCCTTTGCTTCTTTTTCCTTTTTTTCTTCCGAAGCAAGCTTCCGGTTATAGACGAAAATTCCCAGGGCGGCGAAGATCACCCCGTCCAGTATGAACTTTTCAAGTTGTTCACTGAATCCGATACCGGTGAATTGCCGGAACAGGCTATAGGCAATGATAAACCCCCCCAACCCGGCGGTGATACCTAGCAGCAAGTTTCGAGTTACCTTCATGCCTTATTATACCCCGGAGTTTCTATCGGGTCTACTTTCTTTTGAGCATTTAGATTTTCCTGGGGGCATCAAGGAAAATTTTTAACCCTTCAGGAGTCCTTCTTCCCGGTAACTGAAATAACCGGTTGCGGTAAAAATTACATGATCCAGAAAACGGAGTCCCAGGATTTTCGCCGCATTGACTAACTGGGCGGTGATCTCTCCATCCTCAATTGATGGCTTCAATTGCCCCGAGGGGTGGTTGTGGGCGACCCCAATGGCAGAGGCCCTGTCCAGGATAGGGTCGGCGAATACCTCCCGGGGGTGCACAATAGTCCGGTTAACCAGGCCCAGGGTTACGATCCGCACTGCCAGGAGTTCGTGGGCACCGTTCAGGGACAGGCAGATAAACCGTTCCTGTCGGCGGTCAGCGTAGTGGCGAACCGTATTGAAGATATCCGATGGGTGCTTGATCCGGGTCCCCGAGGGCCCCCAGCGCCGCCTGCCGAATTCCAGCATGGCCGCAATGGCAGACGCCTTGGTTTCCCCCAGCCCGGTTAGCTGGCAAAGCTCCTTAATGGAGGGGATGCCCTTGTCCTGATCCAGCCGCTCCAACAGTTCCCTGGCCAGGATGCTGACATTTTTGCCCTGGATTCCCGTATTCAGGAGTATAGCCAGCAATTCCTGATCCTCCAGGGCGCCGGGTCCTTGGGCGATCAGCCGCTCCCGGGGCCGCATATCCTGGGGAAGTAAACGGGGACTGAGTTTCTGGAAGCCCCGGTATCCCGGGTCCTCCGCCAGGGGGAGCTTTTCGCCCCCCTTGGGGATCGGCGCCGGGAGTTCATCAGCGGTGGGTATGGTATAGGGATAGATAGAATGGTCCATAATAACCCTTTAGGGGTCGGGGTATTTTTTTTGCTTTACTTGCTAATGAAAAATTTACAAAAACTATTGACTTATTCCAGGAAAAAAGGCGTATAGTATTCTGAATTAGTATTGTTAGGGAGGTGTTTATGCAGTACAGGACGTATGGTAAAAACGGTTTTAAGGTATCACTCTTTGGCATGGGCTGTATGAGGCTCCCCCGGATTGTGCTCCCGGGAACTACAGAAGCCCAGGTGGACAAAGAAAAGGCCATTGAGATGATCCAGTATGCGGCGGATCATGGGGTTAACTATTTCGACACCGCCTTCGGCTACCACAATGGGACCAGCGAATCCGTACTCGGCGAAGCCCTGGAAGGGGGCGGCCGCCGGGAAGCGGTTAAAGTTGTTACCAAGCAGCCTTTTGGGGTGATGAAAACCCAGGATGATATACGCCGGAACCTGGAAAATACCCTCAAGAAGCTTCGTACCGATCATATTGACGTATATCTCATTCATAATATCCAAAAATCAGCCTGGGAAGAGATTAAAAAGAGGAAAATCATTGAAGAATACGAAAAATTCCGTTCCGAAGGGCTGATCCGGGGGATTGGGTATTCCTATCATGGGCAACTGCCTACCTTTAAGGAGGTTCTTTCCTATTACTCCTGGGACATGTGCCAGATCCAGCAGAACCTGCTGGACGTAGACCACGAGGCAACCGAGGAGGCTATCAAGCTTGCAGGGGAAAAGGGCTGCGGCCTGGTCATCATGGAACCCCTTCGGGGGGGCAACCTGGCCATCCCTCCGGCCCCGGTCCAAGCAATCTACGAAGAATACCCGGTAAAACGGAGCGCTGTGGAATGGGCCTTCCGCCACGTGATAAATTATCCCCAGGTCAGCACTATCCTGAGCGGGGTTACCACCCTGGAACAGCTCAAGAATAATATCGAAATTTTCTCCAAGCCCGAATCGACGCCGAATTGCCTTACCCCGGAGGAAAAGGAAATCCTCACCCGGGTAAAGGTCAAATACGAGTCCCTGGCGGCCATCCCCTGTACAGGCTGCGAATATTGCCTACCCTGCCCTCAGGGGGTCAAGATTCCGGATGTCTTTGCCCGGTACAATGAGGGGACCATGTTCGGCTCCTTCTACGGTGCCAAACGGGGCTACTTCTTTCTTACCAAGGGAAAGGCTGATGCCTCCTTCTGTGTTGCCTGCAAGGAGTGCGAGGCCAAATGCCCCCAGCATCTTGAAATTCCCAAACAGCTGGAAACCGCCCATGCGGCCCTCAGCGGCTGGATTGAATAGAGTTTTAATGAGAAAAGAGGCTTAAAAGGCCTTTTTGTACTTGCTGAATCATGGAATAACGTATATATTTCGATGAAACGTTTTTATTAAGGAGTAATAATGAGTGTTAGAGCTACAGGTTCTCTTATTGGGGAGATAGTAACTGCATCCGGACTTTCCAATAGTCCTAAGATGGTGGTTCAATCGGTTGACGTGGATGCCAAGCTGGTAACCACCGTTTGGTTTTCCAATGCCCAGGAAGGGCAGCAGGGTGTATTCCCCGCCTCCGCCCTGGACAAGGCCGATGTGGTCGCAGCCAAGAAACCCACTGCGGACAGCCGGAAGGGTCCCGCAAAGAAGAAGTAAGGGTATCCGCCCGAACTTAAAAAAGGCTGCCTTAAAAGGGGCAGCCTTTTTTTCCGGAATCTGAAAACAATCCGCTGGATACCGATGTTATTAGGGCGGGCAATTTATATGGCTGCTGCCCATGGGGCAGGATACCCATGTAAGCATTTCCTCCGATTGGTCTTCCCCTTCCTTTCAGGGTTCCTTCCTACCCGGCACATCAACCATCACGGATGCGGATTTTTCGGCGCTTTGGGGTATCAGTTATTTGAGCCGTGATATTCCCCTGTTTCTTAAGGAATATAACAAGGATTATGAGTATACCGATGCCTTATTCGGGGTGAATTTTTTCAGAACCGTGGATACCTATGCCTTGAATACCCGAGCAGTGAAGTATGCCATTCTTTTTTTACTGGTTTCCTTTCTGACACTTTTTCTGCTTGAAATATTCACTAAAAAACGTATTCACCCGGTCCCCTACCTGCTTTCCGGCATTGGCAACGCGGTGTTTTATTTACTGCTCCTTTCCCTGTCGGAACAAATCCCCTTTTATACCGCGTACTTTATTGCCGCTCTGGGGGTAACCATCATGGTGACCCTCTATTCCCGGTCCCTGCTGCCGTCCTGGAAAAAAAGCTGGTACATGGGCCTGGTGGTAACCATATCATACGTGCTGCTCTATGCGGTATTGAATACAGAATCCTATGCCCTGCTTATCGGGTCCATAGGCAGTTTCGTGGTGGTTGCACTGATCATGTTCCTTACCCGGAAACTTGACTGGTACAGGGAATAATCGCCGCTCACGGCTCCCCCTCATGCTCCGCAAAGTACCCCGTCCATGCCTTCCCTATACCCGCCAGATCCGCCTCCCGTCCCAGCAGATTCTTCACATAATTGCCCCACTTGAGATTATCGCAAAAGTAGTTGAAAAAGCGCCGCGCCCGGCTCAGGTGAAACTCCGGCGGCTGGTACCGGGCCAACAACTCCAGAAACCGCAGCCCGGTTTCCTCTAAAAGGGTGCCAGGCACCGTTTTGAAACCCGGCGTCTCTCCCGGATTGGTGACAGTCACCCTTTTCGCCGCCTCTCCCAGCTCGGTGCCCGGCGCCGTTTTCACTTCTTTCGCCGCTTCCCCCTGGGCTGCCCTGGCCTGGGCGAAAAGCCAGGGCTGCCGCACTGCCGCCCGGCCGGCCATGACCGCATCGCAGCAGCCTGAGGCGGCACGGCGGACCAGGTCTTCCGAATTGGCTATGTCTCCATTGCCCGCCACGGGGATGCCCAGGGCGTCCCGGAGTTGGCCCACATATTCCCAGCGGGCCCGGCGCTTAAATTTTTCTTTGGCAGTGCGGGGGTGCAGGGTGATAAGCTCCACCCCGCAGGCTTCCAGGCGGCGGCAGAACTCCACCAGGTAGTCGAAGTTGTCTTCCAGGCCTATACGCAGTTTGACGCTGAGCCGCCGCCGGGTTGCGGCCCGGACTTTGTCTATCATGGCGGAGGCGGCGTCCATGGACGCCATCCAGCGGACCCCGGCGCCGGTGCGGGTGATGGCCGGGGCTGAGCAGCCCATGTTGATGTCGATGCCCCGGCATTCAAGCCGGTCCAGGAGGGCTGTGGCTGCTGCCAGGTGGCCGGGATCGGCGCCTACCAGTTGGTAGACCAGTTTTTCCGGGCAGGGGCCGCCGTCAATATACCAGGATTCAAAGGGGCCGCCGCCGATTAGAGCCCCGGCGCTGATCATCTCAGTGAAATATTCGTCGCAGCCACCGAAGCCTTCTATCAGTTCCCGCAGGGCCCGATGACTTAATTCCGCCAAGGGTGCTAGCATAAAAAAAACGGACATGCTAGTATTCTATAGTAGGTTTTTTTTCGTGCAAGTAGCCGATACTTTCAAAATAGGGTTTTCTTTGGAAGCCGCTTACCGGTTTTGGAGTGTTGACAAAAGGAAGGGCCTAACCCCTTGACTTGCAATATGCTATAACATAAAGTATTAAGGAGAAGAGGAGCGTACCGCATGATAGCAAAAGGTGATATGCCCAGCATGAATGAGAAAGCTCCCGAGGGGCAAAAACCCGAAGGTGGGTCTTTTCGGGTTCTCATAGTCGATGATTCCATGTTTATCGCAAAACAACTTGGTCAAATTTTTACATCCGAGGGCTTTGAGGTTGCGGGAACCGCCGCTGATGGTGCTCAGGGTGTTGAAAAGTACAAGGAAATGCATCCAACCATTGATTTGGTTACCATGGATATCACGATGCCTGTAATGGACGGGGTGTCGGCGTTGGAAAAGATACTGGAATTTGACAAAAACGCCTGTGTCATTATGGTCAGCGCCCTGGGAAAAGAGGATGTGGTCAAAAAATGTCTGCTCATGGGCGCAAAGAGCTACATCGTGAAGCCCCTGGACCGGAAAAAGGTTCTGGAACGGGTTATTTCAGTCTTGAAACGTTAAATGGACAGTTTTCAGTCCTGAGTACCGTGAATGGTATAATTTCCCCCTTCTCTTATCGGAGTATTTACTCTTAAGGGATGGGGCTGTTTTTTTAGACCCCAATAGGGGCGGCATTCTTTTCTATTTTTTGTAAAAAATTTGATATAATTTCAATAAAAGGATATAGCCATGAAAGCACATAAAATTTCGGATTCGGTTTATTGCCTCCATGCGGATATCGAAGCCCCGGATCTTTTTGAGGGGATATGGCCCATTCCCCAGGGGGTTTCCCTGAATTCCTATATGGTGAAGGGGGATAAGATCGCCTTGATCGACCTGATTCGGGATTGGGGTGGGGCGCCCAAACAGCTTGAGGAAGCCATGTCCGATGTAGGGATCCGCTTTGACCAGGTGGATTACCTCATCCTGAACCACCTGGAGCCGGATCATACAGGCTGGCTCAGGGAATTCCGGCAAAAAAGCCCCAAAGCGGAGATCATCTCCACCGCCAAGGGGATCAACCTGGTCAAATCCTTCTATAAAATAGAAGACGGGCTCCGGGCGGTGAAGGACGGAGAAACCCTGGATTTAGGAAAGGGCAAGGTCCTGACCTTCCGGGAAGCCCCGAACATCCACTGGCCCGAGACCATGGTCACCTGGGACGGTGAGTCCGGAACCCTTTTCCCCTGTGACGCCTTTGGTTCCTA from Treponema primitia ZAS-2 includes:
- a CDS encoding MotA/TolQ/ExbB proton channel family protein: MWPLLAFSVATTAIALERVFYLAYHNLRLDDLEEQVGQYMRNNDLDGARQYLSGLTKRRMGARILLVLVNSSKLSEHRIEKAVETEAATCINSLENGFNFLTALGSLSPLTGFLGTVSGMIGAFKSIAEATEVNAQIVANGIYEALITTVFGLIIAIIAMIAHSVFSHIVDKFTADVEKSCSDLITELVTSTES
- a CDS encoding OmpA family protein: MMIIFTGKSAATITMRRIVFWKFTLFTVFLLIPAILAIPEEAGAVHLSQEIQGPYSLVERSDWSRYDNGKYTGHVYREVRASIIPQRLPYPAGSFANGAGNAPANGDRAGAVFQYRGNFFVMEETLRDMRQSARAVDMVIPASFRIDRDRGLLIENDRGFPAFRNFPVFPPDAIRPGSKWTARGHRAVDPLNEGKPVVIPLVAEYEYRGVEEYRNVPVHRIFAKYASRYEGQSSFNDIEEGQSLIQKSNFNVQGAHNVDILLRVSDGVPLLIRDNLDETFSWPNGSTLRFRGFTLTFGDGLIPLDREAIIIAANTVKQTLPPDTGIDMSSVPEGVKLTVKDIRFAPDSDEMLVSERPRLDIIARVLKETPDRTFLVEGHTAAVGRPAGEMELSVQRAKRMVDELVSRGIPADRFIYKGWGGTMPIGDNTNEEGRRLNRRVEITILE
- a CDS encoding ExbD/TolR family protein — translated: MKLRRERKKFIVPMNSMSDVAFLLLVFIMLLSLINYRREVKIDYPEAAAAKRTSAEKNLEIWVDKAGAVYLDGLPSDLGAIEIAITDIYQDAPDTRVHVIADRDTSFRDVNRVLQTLQLLQYRVVSFVVKDE
- a CDS encoding ExbD/TolR family protein is translated as MKLNRRKRRGFEDTSASSDIAFLLIIYFIVIAGFNVNKGFLINLPAKDSTRLILKDDLLRFELDRSGILLFRGEAMDHSTAEREIRNAVASRPNLAVILTVDGSAPWQQVVSFVELAQRLEVESFSFTMKNPEGGST
- a CDS encoding PspA/IM30 family protein; this translates as MENPVVPTEFPADDLRGMGAVDAKEYIFHYITTLKLTEKKREECSTEYEKWAARVSLAQSRGAQDLAPQAQAEADKMQAQRDALDAEIAGLKGQIQRMRDQLPGLAARERSVDPDLLEQELLIALGLTPGEELKPGLERQFEEAEADAALEALKAKMKRDETP
- a CDS encoding energy transducer TonB; the encoded protein is MNNTRHPINNTAVTRMIIFFVVAGIHILLILFFAIKVDAAIILTEQPVMVMKLTDVREEEPAPPPPPPPPSQPEQVEITQNSLEAVAETMIETDEEPDQTVIAGAVPQLTGYPGGTGSAAEDYLPMHKVSVAPVFSEMEIKQRLVYPQIALRSKIEGIVYLELFVDRSGQVRQITVLRETPANRGFGEAAVKAFEGIQGKPAEANGAAVAVRYRYPVRFAIRG
- a CDS encoding Gfo/Idh/MocA family protein, which encodes MINGTLGIDHPIRWGMVGGGKDSFIGYIHRSAALRDRSFAILAGAFARDSTRCRDFGVSIGVDASRCYGDYKTLFSEESKRKDGIEAVTIATPNNTHYEISKAALEAGLHVICEKPLCFKTEEAEELAALAEKKGLIYGVTYGYSGYQMIHQASAMVARGDLGKIRLVNMQFAYGSFNTNAVEEANAYARWRLDPTIAGPSFVIGDIGTHCLFLSETIAPELKLEKLLCTSQTFVKTRQLEDNAYVLLQYKGGAAGMLWVSSVNCGCTHGQKIRVIGEKASIEWWDEHPNQLRYEIEGEPVRILDRGAGYLYSEALAEDRIVGGHPEGLFESWSNLYRRYAIAIDAAARKDTAFLKSHWYPDVKAGVRGVRFVNACVQSAEAGSAWVQY
- a CDS encoding NYN domain-containing protein, with product MMDSRVKDFLRIGIFYDGYYFYKVSNYYKYEHERKSRISITGLHEFIRHEIAGLTGIKDKRFCQIIDAHYFKGRPYARDLGEKVQSERVFDDILMRENIVSHYLPLRYNGDSSSMQEKGIDVWLALEAYELAIYKKFDILVLVAGDGDYVPLVRKLTTLGTQVMLISWDFSYYNENGVITETKTSRQLLEEVFYPISMHEYINNNDNEIIDNLFVLEKPIAAPRIIPKNDQQKTASENTDEEQYSTICSLRDGFGFIRDDRNNNIFFHYSTLTNIDFDELTTGMKVKYYTEGDAERSKKEEAPRYRACKVTVMDE
- the radC gene encoding RadC family protein, with translation MDHSIYPYTIPTADELPAPIPKGGEKLPLAEDPGYRGFQKLSPRLLPQDMRPRERLIAQGPGALEDQELLAILLNTGIQGKNVSILARELLERLDQDKGIPSIKELCQLTGLGETKASAIAAMLEFGRRRWGPSGTRIKHPSDIFNTVRHYADRRQERFICLSLNGAHELLAVRIVTLGLVNRTIVHPREVFADPILDRASAIGVAHNHPSGQLKPSIEDGEITAQLVNAAKILGLRFLDHVIFTATGYFSYREEGLLKG